The Flavobacteriales bacterium genome contains the following window.
CCTCCTCATCGTACTAACACTGCCGCTCGAATGGCTGTTCCTACTACTGGACCCGCTGCTGTACACCAGCACGCTCATCATCAAACCACGCCGATGGAAGTAAGCGAGAACCTCAGTGACAAGGCCCGGTACGACCTGGTGCTCGTGCGCCGCGCCGTGGACAAGAAAGACCAGAAGGCCTACGCCGAACTGATGAGCCGCTACCGCGACTCCATCTACTTCATGTTGTTGAAGATGATCAACAACAAGGACGACGCGGAGGATCTTACCATCGAGGCGTTCGGTAAGGCCTTCAATCGGCTGCACCAGTACACGCCGAACTACGCCTTCAGCACCTGGCTCTTCAAGATCGCGTCGAACAACTGCATCGACTGGATCCGCAAGCAGAAGAAGAAGATGCTCTCCATCGACCAGCCCTTCGGCACGGAGGACGGCGATGAGATGACCATAGAGCTGCGCGGCCACGGCCCCGATCCGGTGGACGTGGTGATCAAGGACCAGAAGGCCGAGGTGATGCGCGAAGTGGTGGACAAGCTGAAGCCGCGCTACCGCACCCTCATCGAGCTGAGGTACTACAAGGAGTACAGCTACGAGGAGATCGCCGAGGAACTGGACCTGCCGCTGGGCACCGTGAAAGCGCAGCTCTTCCGCGCACGCGAGTTCATGATGAACGTGCTGGGGGCGC
Protein-coding sequences here:
- a CDS encoding sigma-70 family RNA polymerase sigma factor is translated as MEVSENLSDKARYDLVLVRRAVDKKDQKAYAELMSRYRDSIYFMLLKMINNKDDAEDLTIEAFGKAFNRLHQYTPNYAFSTWLFKIASNNCIDWIRKQKKKMLSIDQPFGTEDGDEMTIELRGHGPDPVDVVIKDQKAEVMREVVDKLKPRYRTLIELRYYKEYSYEEIAEELDLPLGTVKAQLFRAREFMMNVLGARRDTI